From Pararhizobium sp. A13:
TTGCCGCTCATCAGCGCGGTCAGCATGTTGGCGCGGGCTGGGTCGCCGATCAGCGATCCGATCTGGGCAATGTCGGGACCTTCTTTCATACTTCGATGCTAACCGAAGCATTGAGCGCATTCAAGGTGGCAAAAGAGATCATCGCCAGGTCGCAGAGACCGGGAAACATCGAAGGAAAAGACGATGATCACCTGCTTCATTCGCTATGAAATCGATCCGTTCAAGCGCGAGGAATTCGCCACCTACGCTCGCAACTGGGGCCAGGCGATCCCGCGCAACGGCGCCGACCTGATCGGTTATTTCGGCCCGCATGAAGGCTCGGCCACCACCGCCTACGGCGTCTACAGCATCGAGAGCCTCGCCGCCTACGAAACCTATCGCACAAGGCTCGCCGCCGATCCGCTGGGGGCTGAAAACTATCAGTTCGCGAGGAGAGAGCGGTTCATCCTCAAGGAGGACCGGATCTTCCTGAAGAACGTTTCGCTGCCGCATGCCAAGGGGATTTCGTTGTGATCGCCGTCATCTTCGAGGTCACGCCGGCCGATGACCGGCGCAGCGCTTATCTCGATCTTGCCGCGCAACTGCATGCGCGCCTGGACAAGATCGACGGCTTCCTGTCGATCGAGCGGTTCGAAAGCTTGAAGATGCCGGGCAAGATCCTGTCCCTGTCCTTCTGGCGCGACGAGGCGGCGATCGCCACATGGCGCAATGGCGCGGAGCACCGCGCGGCCCAGCATGCCGGCCGCAACGGCACCTTCGCCGATTACCGCCTGCGCATCGCCACCGTCATCCGTGACTACGGAATGAGCGAGCGGGAACAGGCGCCGGACGATAGCCGGGCGTTTCATGGGGAGACAGAGCGTGTGGCTTGAGTTACGGATGGTCAGCCACGGTTGAAGAGGCGCTCTCCCAACTCTGTCGTGTACGCCACAAGGGGTGCATGACGGAGAACAGGGACATCCTGCGTTTCGGCAGCTCAGAGACCTGTGGAAGAGCGCCTACGGTACCGTAACCTCCGTGCGCTCGGCGGCCTTCACCACCGCCGATGTGTCCTTCGGGGCTTTGTCGCCCTCGTAGGTCACGCGGATGATGTAGTCGCCGGGTGCAACGGTGTCCTTGTACTCGACGCCGTAGCCTTGCGAGACCGTCTTCCGGTTGCCCTGAATGTCCTTCCTGGCTTCGATGATCTCGATGCCGTAGGCGCCCGGGGCGTTGATCGCCAGCACGCCGGCGTTAAGGTTGACGACGACGTCCTTGCGTTCCCCGGCCTTGATCGAATAGGGCACTTCCGCCCGCACCGAGCCGAGGCGGGCGGTCAGGATGAAGTCGCCCGCGGGGCTGTCGAGTTTCGTACCGCTGCCATAGGTGCTGCCGAAGGTCTTGCGCTCGCCGTTGATGTCCTTCCGCGGCGCGGCGATTTCGAAGAATATCTCCGAGGACTCGACCGCCAGACCGCCTTCGGCATAAACAGCCTTGTTGTCGATGACGCCGGAGCC
This genomic window contains:
- a CDS encoding NIPSNAP family protein; translation: MITCFIRYEIDPFKREEFATYARNWGQAIPRNGADLIGYFGPHEGSATTAYGVYSIESLAAYETYRTRLAADPLGAENYQFARRERFILKEDRIFLKNVSLPHAKGISL
- a CDS encoding antibiotic biosynthesis monooxygenase → MIAVIFEVTPADDRRSAYLDLAAQLHARLDKIDGFLSIERFESLKMPGKILSLSFWRDEAAIATWRNGAEHRAAQHAGRNGTFADYRLRIATVIRDYGMSEREQAPDDSRAFHGETERVA